Proteins from a genomic interval of Polaribacter sp. Q13:
- the pgmB gene encoding beta-phosphoglucomutase yields MKKGFIFDLDGVIVDTAKYHYLAWKKLANELGFEFSKEQNELFKGVSRKRCLEILLEIGNREATQEEFDTWMIEKNVDYLKYIENMDASEILPDVPKVLEFLKGQNIPIALGSASKNAQPILEKVGLLHYFDTIVDGNNVTKAKPDPEVFLLAAKQLGVNANDCVVFEDAVAGVEAANAAKMISIGIGDQKILSEAQFNFLDFTEISTDFIQELIDK; encoded by the coding sequence ATGAAAAAAGGATTTATATTCGATTTGGATGGTGTTATTGTAGACACTGCAAAATACCATTATTTAGCTTGGAAAAAACTAGCAAACGAACTAGGTTTCGAGTTTAGTAAAGAACAAAACGAATTATTTAAAGGCGTAAGCAGAAAACGTTGTTTAGAAATTTTGTTAGAAATTGGTAATAGAGAAGCTACACAAGAAGAGTTTGATACTTGGATGATCGAAAAAAATGTAGATTATTTAAAGTATATCGAAAATATGGACGCTTCAGAGATTTTACCTGATGTGCCTAAAGTTTTAGAATTTTTAAAAGGACAAAATATTCCTATTGCTTTAGGTTCTGCGAGTAAAAATGCACAACCTATTTTAGAAAAAGTAGGACTTTTACACTATTTTGATACTATTGTAGATGGAAATAATGTAACCAAAGCAAAACCAGATCCTGAAGTTTTTCTTTTAGCAGCAAAACAATTAGGTGTAAATGCAAATGATTGTGTTGTTTTTGAAGATGCTGTTGCCGGTGTAGAAGCTGCAAATGCTGCAAAAATGATTAGTATAGGTATTGGAGATCAAAAAATACTTTCTGAAGCACAATTTAACTTTTTGGATTTTACAGAAATCAGTACTGATTTTATTCAGGAGTTGATTGATAAATAA
- a CDS encoding MFS transporter, translating into MEKRKLSFWQIWNMSFGFLGIQFGFALQGGFMSRIFQTLGAGKEEIPMLWIAAPLTGLLVQPIIGYMSDRTWSIKWGRRKPYFLVGAILSSLALFFVPHSPVLWVAAGFLWILDASINVSMEPFRALVADKLPQSQRSYGFVVQTLIIGIGTWIASNLPWMVSQFGVSNEAASGVVPMSVKIAFAIGAFVFMASILYTVFTTDEYPPEDMVEFEKEKEKKNNFIPDILNNIGSMPTTMKKLGVIQFFSWFAFFTMWSMANPALTEHVFHTPAPIEAAFNMADTVQAEAFKIANTKFQESSNSVGSAMGIYGLSSMVFALLLTLYTSKRNINRKYVHMFSLIIGGAGFLAMSYASPENLKYCFVLIGFAWGSILSMPYAMLSSSVDPKKMGVIMGIFNMFIVIPQIIAALGGINYVSNLLGEDAINAMTVAGISLIIAGLCNLLITNKNAISYQEEI; encoded by the coding sequence ATGGAAAAGCGTAAGTTAAGCTTCTGGCAAATCTGGAACATGAGTTTTGGATTTCTAGGAATACAATTCGGGTTCGCCTTGCAAGGTGGATTCATGTCAAGAATTTTTCAAACTTTAGGAGCCGGTAAGGAAGAAATTCCGATGCTTTGGATAGCCGCACCTTTAACAGGGTTACTTGTACAACCAATTATTGGTTATATGAGTGATAGAACTTGGAGTATAAAATGGGGGAGAAGAAAACCTTACTTTTTAGTAGGTGCTATTTTAAGTTCTTTAGCACTGTTTTTTGTACCTCATTCTCCTGTTTTATGGGTTGCTGCTGGTTTTTTATGGATTTTAGATGCATCTATAAATGTTTCTATGGAACCCTTTAGAGCTTTAGTAGCAGATAAATTACCACAATCTCAACGATCTTATGGTTTTGTTGTACAAACATTAATTATAGGTATTGGAACTTGGATTGCAAGTAATTTACCTTGGATGGTCTCTCAATTTGGTGTAAGTAATGAAGCGGCATCTGGTGTTGTACCAATGTCTGTAAAAATTGCTTTTGCTATTGGAGCATTTGTTTTTATGGCAAGTATTTTATATACCGTTTTTACAACGGATGAATATCCGCCAGAAGACATGGTAGAATTTGAAAAAGAAAAGGAGAAAAAGAATAATTTTATTCCAGATATCTTAAACAATATTGGCAGCATGCCAACCACAATGAAAAAATTGGGAGTGATTCAGTTTTTCTCATGGTTTGCTTTTTTTACCATGTGGTCTATGGCAAACCCTGCTTTAACAGAACATGTGTTTCATACGCCAGCTCCTATAGAAGCCGCTTTTAATATGGCAGATACGGTACAAGCAGAAGCGTTTAAAATAGCCAATACAAAATTTCAAGAATCATCTAATTCAGTAGGTTCTGCAATGGGAATTTACGGACTATCTTCAATGGTATTTGCTTTGTTATTAACCTTATATACTTCCAAAAGAAACATCAACAGAAAATATGTACATATGTTTTCTTTAATTATTGGAGGTGCAGGTTTTTTAGCGATGAGTTATGCATCACCAGAAAATTTAAAATATTGTTTTGTATTAATTGGTTTTGCCTGGGGTAGTATATTATCCATGCCATATGCGATGTTATCTAGTTCTGTAGATCCAAAGAAAATGGGAGTAATTATGGGAATATTTAATATGTTTATTGTAATTCCGCAAATTATTGCCGCATTAGGAGGGATTAATTATGTCTCTAATTTATTAGGAGAAGATGCTATTAATGCTATGACAGTTGCAGGAATTAGTTTAATAATTGCAGGTTTATGTAATTTATTAATTACCAATAAAAACGCAATTAGTTATCAAGAAGAGATTTAA
- a CDS encoding LacI family DNA-binding transcriptional regulator, translating into MKQKITIKTIAKELGVSTSTVSKALKDSHEISKETKEKIQAFADYYNYKPNSLALQLRNQKTKVIGVILPKIVHHFFSTVIMGIEEGAIEKGYHIMVCFSNESYKKEVETLKVLSNGSVDGLIVSIANETLENKDFKHFQDLVSEEIPLVLFDRVVDEILCDKVVVDDVGAGFKATKHLLEIGRSKIALLTTPKHVNVGALRRQGYEKALIEAYIKTDSKLIIEIDESINICNQIEKIFEEDIDGIFAVNEIYAAKAMKLAKDKGLRVPEDIAIIGFTDGLISRYSSPSITTVAQHGFVMGKQAVELLIERIEKDSEVYKPKKIVISSDLKLRESTKTSS; encoded by the coding sequence ATGAAGCAAAAAATAACCATAAAAACAATTGCTAAGGAATTAGGTGTTTCTACATCTACTGTTTCAAAAGCTCTAAAAGACAGTCATGAAATTAGTAAAGAAACAAAAGAGAAAATTCAAGCTTTTGCAGATTACTATAATTACAAACCTAATAGTTTAGCATTGCAACTTCGCAATCAGAAAACAAAAGTAATTGGCGTTATTTTACCTAAAATAGTACACCATTTTTTCTCTACAGTTATTATGGGGATAGAAGAAGGAGCTATAGAAAAAGGGTATCATATAATGGTGTGTTTTTCGAATGAATCCTATAAAAAGGAGGTAGAGACTCTAAAAGTTTTATCAAACGGAAGTGTAGATGGTTTAATCGTTTCAATAGCGAATGAAACTCTAGAAAATAAAGACTTTAAACATTTTCAGGATTTAGTATCAGAAGAAATTCCATTAGTATTATTTGATAGAGTTGTAGATGAAATTCTATGCGATAAAGTAGTGGTAGATGATGTTGGAGCTGGGTTTAAAGCTACCAAACATTTGTTAGAAATCGGAAGAAGTAAAATTGCTTTATTAACAACACCAAAACATGTGAATGTAGGAGCTTTAAGGAGGCAGGGCTATGAAAAAGCTTTGATTGAAGCCTATATTAAAACAGATTCTAAATTAATTATAGAGATTGATGAAAGTATTAATATCTGTAATCAAATAGAAAAAATATTTGAAGAAGATATCGATGGTATTTTTGCGGTAAATGAAATTTATGCAGCAAAGGCAATGAAATTAGCTAAAGATAAAGGTTTAAGGGTTCCTGAAGATATTGCAATCATTGGTTTTACAGATGGTTTAATCTCTAGGTACTCATCTCCATCTATAACCACTGTTGCACAACATGGTTTTGTTATGGGTAAACAAGCAGTAGAACTTTTAATAGAACGAATTGAAAAGGATTCTGAAGTTTACAAACCTAAAAAAATTGTTATTTCTAGCGACTTAAAACTACGAGAATCTACGAAAACGTCGTCGTAG
- a CDS encoding SusC/RagA family TonB-linked outer membrane protein: MKKFKLLLIGILLTTSFSMFAQQTVKGVVKDKTSGDPLPGVSVVIKGTTKGIQTDFDGIFSINKINKGDILVFRYLGFADKELTIGTNYNLTVVLEESAESLDEIVVVGYGTTTVKDATGSVESITSKDFTKGNIVTPENLLSGRVSGVSVTTSGAPGSGSQITIRGGSSIGASNSPLIIIDGLPIENSDASIAGSRGLLANINPNDIESFSVLKDASATAIYGSRASNGVIIITTKKGRKEFTLDFDMQYTFGEVLDKVNVFSADDYRNLITAKRPGDVAALGSANTNWQDKVLRSTTSSLYNLTAKGQIFGAIPTRLSIGFANQEGALLTSQFDRKTISLSMNPSLFKDHLKINLNYNRVFEDSRFGDSGQIGAALRYDPTQSVYDSSSRFGGYYQHFSNGEIANGTTNPVASLLQRNNTGYAFRQYGNLNFDYKFHFLPELRAVVNVGFDKINSENSDVTSKLAPAQSNALYLGNNAFNTQERGNKLFDTYFNYIKDYNNFNVDLTTGYSYQRFENFGANSGNRNNPENISTTFADPDVVNIGFFGRAKFKFNQKYLLTLNFRRDGTSRFSSDNQWGNFGGAALAWNISDEDFLKDSKVISNLKLRASVGLTGQQNIPGVNDLYLDRYRFGNETSRYLFGNSTIKSTIPSVVNPNLKWEETTTIEFGVDYGLFDNKFSGSVSAFQKTSNDLLFDAALADGTNFGNSTIQNIGQLQIKGLEFTLNGDILKSEDYNWNFTFNATYLDRKITELANNQDVRTGGTSGGTGNTIQLLREGFAPNSFHVYKQLYNTAGKPIEGAYADLNDDGIINDEDRYLKENPNADVTLGFQSSFNYKNFDLGFNLRASLGNYVYNNVNSSRAQYELLQDNAVLGNLPTSVLNTDFLRTSNVINSDIYIENASYLRMDNVTLGYTFNNPIKKFSYSSIRLWAGVQNVFTLTNYSGLDPEVFDGIDNLIYPRSRNFLVGANIKF, encoded by the coding sequence ATGAAAAAATTTAAATTATTGTTAATTGGAATTCTTTTAACTACTTCTTTTAGCATGTTTGCACAACAAACAGTTAAAGGTGTTGTAAAAGATAAAACATCTGGTGATCCTTTGCCTGGTGTTAGTGTAGTAATTAAAGGTACTACAAAAGGTATACAAACCGATTTTGATGGAATCTTTAGTATTAATAAAATAAATAAAGGAGACATTCTTGTCTTTAGATATTTAGGTTTTGCAGATAAAGAGCTTACTATTGGTACAAATTATAACCTTACGGTAGTATTAGAAGAATCTGCAGAATCGTTAGATGAGATTGTAGTGGTAGGTTATGGTACAACTACTGTAAAAGACGCTACTGGTTCTGTAGAGTCTATTACCTCTAAAGATTTTACAAAAGGGAACATTGTAACACCAGAAAATTTATTAAGTGGTAGGGTTTCTGGGGTAAGTGTTACTACAAGTGGTGCACCTGGTTCTGGATCTCAGATTACAATTCGTGGGGGTTCTTCTATCGGTGCTTCTAACAGTCCTTTAATTATTATTGATGGTTTACCTATAGAAAATAGTGATGCTTCTATTGCTGGTTCTCGTGGTTTATTAGCAAACATTAACCCTAATGACATAGAGTCTTTTTCTGTTTTAAAAGATGCTTCTGCAACCGCTATTTATGGTTCTAGAGCTTCTAATGGTGTTATAATCATTACTACTAAAAAAGGTAGAAAAGAATTTACATTAGATTTTGATATGCAATATACTTTTGGAGAAGTATTAGATAAAGTAAATGTTTTTTCTGCTGATGATTATAGAAATTTAATTACAGCAAAAAGACCTGGAGATGTTGCTGCTTTAGGTAGTGCAAATACAAATTGGCAAGATAAAGTATTACGTTCTACAACGTCTTCTTTATATAATCTTACTGCAAAAGGACAAATTTTTGGGGCAATACCTACAAGATTATCTATAGGTTTTGCAAACCAAGAAGGTGCTTTGTTAACTTCTCAGTTTGATAGAAAAACTATTTCCTTATCAATGAATCCTTCTTTATTTAAAGATCATTTAAAAATTAACCTAAATTATAACAGGGTTTTTGAAGACAGTCGTTTTGGAGATTCCGGACAAATAGGTGCTGCTTTACGTTACGACCCTACACAATCTGTGTATGATTCTTCTTCTAGGTTTGGTGGGTATTACCAACACTTTTCTAACGGAGAAATTGCAAACGGAACAACCAACCCAGTAGCATCTTTATTGCAAAGAAACAATACGGGATATGCTTTTAGACAATACGGAAACTTAAATTTCGATTATAAATTTCATTTTTTACCAGAATTAAGAGCTGTTGTAAATGTTGGTTTCGATAAAATTAATTCAGAAAATAGTGATGTAACATCTAAATTAGCACCTGCACAGTCTAACGCTTTATATTTGGGTAATAATGCATTTAATACACAAGAAAGAGGTAATAAATTATTTGATACTTATTTTAACTATATAAAAGATTACAATAACTTTAATGTAGATCTTACCACTGGTTATTCTTATCAACGATTCGAAAATTTTGGTGCCAATTCTGGAAATAGAAATAACCCAGAAAATATATCTACAACTTTTGCAGATCCAGATGTTGTTAATATTGGTTTCTTTGGTAGAGCTAAATTTAAATTCAACCAAAAATATTTACTTACTTTAAATTTTAGAAGAGATGGTACTTCTCGTTTTAGTTCAGACAATCAATGGGGTAACTTTGGTGGTGCTGCATTAGCATGGAACATTAGTGATGAAGATTTCTTAAAAGATTCTAAAGTAATTTCAAACTTAAAATTAAGAGCTAGTGTTGGTTTAACAGGACAACAAAACATACCTGGTGTTAATGATTTGTATTTAGATAGATACCGTTTTGGTAATGAAACTTCTAGATATTTGTTTGGAAACTCCACCATAAAATCTACCATTCCTTCTGTTGTAAACCCAAATTTAAAGTGGGAAGAAACAACAACTATAGAGTTTGGTGTAGATTATGGTTTGTTTGATAATAAATTTAGTGGATCTGTAAGTGCATTTCAAAAAACATCTAATGATTTATTATTTGATGCTGCTTTAGCAGATGGTACAAACTTTGGTAACAGTACAATTCAGAATATTGGTCAATTACAAATTAAAGGTTTAGAGTTTACTTTAAATGGAGACATCCTTAAAAGTGAAGATTATAATTGGAACTTTACATTTAACGCGACGTATTTAGATAGAAAAATTACAGAGCTTGCAAATAACCAAGACGTTAGAACTGGTGGTACTTCTGGTGGAACAGGAAATACCATTCAATTATTAAGAGAAGGTTTTGCACCAAACTCTTTTCACGTATATAAACAACTATACAACACTGCAGGCAAACCAATAGAAGGAGCATATGCAGATTTAAATGATGATGGTATTATTAATGATGAAGATCGTTATTTAAAAGAAAACCCAAATGCAGATGTAACTTTAGGTTTTCAATCTAGTTTTAATTACAAAAATTTCGATTTAGGTTTTAACTTAAGAGCAAGCCTTGGTAATTATGTATATAATAACGTAAACTCTTCTAGAGCACAATACGAATTATTACAAGACAACGCTGTTTTAGGAAACTTGCCTACCTCTGTATTAAACACAGATTTCTTAAGAACGTCTAACGTTATAAATTCTGATATTTATATAGAAAATGCTTCTTATTTAAGAATGGACAATGTTACTCTAGGATATACTTTTAACAACCCAATTAAAAAATTCTCTTACAGCAGTATTCGCTTATGGGCTGGGGTTCAAAATGTATTTACTTTAACAAACTACTCTGGTTTAGACCCAGAAGTGTTTGATGGAATTGATAATTTAATTTATCCTAGATCTAGAAACTTCTTAGTTGGAGCTAATATTAAATTCTAA
- a CDS encoding RagB/SusD family nutrient uptake outer membrane protein, whose translation MKKYIKTIKNLFVVILLTSVVTSCTNDLNIVPEDDQTVLSEALFENESAYLEVLAGTYANLSLTGVDGPESSNIKGLDAGTSQYGRTLLYLQTLSADQMIWSYENDPGTREIQRNIWTAQNPVILGMFSRAMVTVAFANNFLRETTPEKLNARNVSANTKADIVTYRAEARLLRALSYYNLMDLYGKAPMVIETDPIAGFNPPQADRAELFTFIESELLAIDADLMAPRTNLHGRADKAVAWMILAKIYLNADVYIGEPKYTECLAECTKILGGGFSLATNYTHLFMADNNTNSANNEIIFPLISDGLITQNYGPTTVMVNGEIGSLEANGIPLGVGAAGWGGALRIRKQFAELFNGGIFSGDTRNTIISGTRSIDITDISDKDQGYVIEKYSNATSTGTFGSDQTFVDTDFPLFRLADVYLMYAEAHLRGGSGGTDADMISYINALRTRANNPQNNLTASDISLDFILDERARELHWEAHRRQDLIRFGKFTGGNYNWAWKGNGSNGIALPAYMKVYPIPTASLASNPNLTQNTGY comes from the coding sequence ATGAAAAAATATATAAAAACAATAAAAAATCTATTCGTTGTTATTTTGTTAACATCAGTAGTTACTTCTTGTACAAACGATTTAAATATTGTACCAGAAGATGATCAAACGGTTTTAAGCGAAGCACTTTTTGAAAATGAAAGCGCTTATTTAGAAGTATTAGCCGGAACTTATGCCAACTTATCTTTAACCGGAGTTGATGGTCCAGAAAGTTCTAATATTAAAGGTTTAGATGCAGGTACTAGTCAATATGGTAGAACATTATTGTATTTGCAAACTCTTTCTGCAGACCAAATGATTTGGTCTTATGAGAATGACCCTGGTACAAGAGAAATTCAACGTAATATTTGGACTGCACAAAATCCAGTAATATTAGGTATGTTTAGTAGAGCGATGGTAACCGTAGCATTTGCTAACAATTTCTTAAGAGAAACAACCCCAGAAAAATTAAATGCAAGAAACGTATCTGCCAATACAAAAGCAGACATTGTTACTTATAGAGCAGAAGCCCGTTTGTTAAGAGCTTTGTCTTATTATAACTTAATGGACTTGTACGGTAAAGCTCCTATGGTTATAGAAACTGACCCAATTGCTGGTTTTAATCCTCCGCAAGCGGATAGAGCGGAATTATTTACATTTATAGAAAGTGAATTATTAGCAATTGATGCAGATTTAATGGCTCCAAGAACTAATCTACATGGTAGAGCAGACAAAGCAGTTGCGTGGATGATTTTAGCTAAAATATACTTAAATGCAGATGTTTATATTGGTGAGCCAAAATATACAGAATGTTTAGCTGAATGTACAAAAATTTTAGGTGGTGGATTTTCTTTAGCAACCAATTATACACATTTATTTATGGCAGATAACAACACGAACTCTGCTAATAATGAAATTATTTTCCCCTTAATTTCAGATGGTTTAATCACACAGAACTACGGACCAACAACAGTAATGGTAAATGGTGAAATAGGGAGTTTAGAAGCAAACGGAATTCCTTTAGGTGTTGGTGCCGCAGGTTGGGGAGGCGCTTTAAGAATTCGAAAACAATTTGCAGAATTATTTAATGGCGGTATTTTTTCTGGAGATACTAGAAATACCATTATTTCTGGAACTAGAAGTATTGATATTACAGACATTTCTGATAAAGACCAAGGGTATGTAATAGAAAAATATTCGAATGCTACCTCTACAGGAACCTTTGGATCAGATCAAACTTTTGTAGATACAGATTTCCCTTTATTTAGATTAGCAGATGTGTATTTAATGTACGCAGAAGCTCATTTAAGAGGAGGTTCTGGAGGAACAGATGCAGATATGATCTCTTATATAAACGCCTTAAGAACAAGAGCAAACAATCCTCAAAATAACCTAACAGCATCAGACATTTCGTTAGATTTTATTTTAGATGAAAGAGCAAGAGAATTACATTGGGAAGCACACAGAAGACAAGATTTAATTAGATTTGGTAAATTTACTGGAGGTAATTACAATTGGGCTTGGAAAGGAAACGGTAGCAACGGTATTGCTTTACCAGCTTACATGAAAGTATACCCAATACCTACTGCAAGTTTAGCTTCTAACCCTAATTTAACTCAAAATACTGGGTATTAA
- a CDS encoding SusE domain-containing protein — MMKNIKRFSAVSIIGLILLFFQSCDDTSDTFTISAPTAPTLAELNFTQLELDAVNTSNPALTLNWDEADYGIQAAVNYAIQFSKDDAFTEPVTASTISGKTSVTLSINEVNAAAGNAGINPFNWSDIYIRIVSSLGTQNSETAASNTVQFSVYPYFNYSFNDYYLVGNATAPGWDNLATGNNPALFRDETDSNTFYYTGYFSKSSADDGEGRFKVIETKGEWTNQWGTTYPDNEDPIETEGDIAGNPATQEADPGRFGVKSDGFYTFKINFASKEFSIESFNEAGIISPTSLEIQGSSIANTAMTPLAFDGHIWFATKIHLTPGEVEFVTGASAKWGSSTSFSGVATDGGGAIPVIVEDDYDVWFNDLTGRYILIPLNL; from the coding sequence ATGATGAAAAACATAAAAAGATTTTCAGCAGTTAGTATCATTGGTCTAATACTTTTATTTTTCCAATCTTGCGATGACACTTCTGATACATTTACGATATCAGCACCAACAGCTCCTACTCTAGCTGAATTAAATTTCACACAATTAGAATTAGACGCTGTAAATACATCAAACCCAGCTTTAACTTTAAATTGGGATGAAGCCGATTATGGAATTCAAGCGGCTGTTAATTATGCCATTCAATTTTCTAAAGATGATGCTTTTACAGAACCCGTTACTGCGTCTACTATTTCAGGTAAAACTTCGGTTACATTATCTATCAATGAGGTAAATGCGGCGGCAGGTAACGCAGGAATCAATCCATTTAATTGGTCAGACATCTATATAAGAATTGTTTCTTCTTTAGGAACTCAAAATAGCGAAACAGCTGCATCAAATACAGTTCAATTTAGTGTATACCCTTACTTTAATTACTCTTTTAATGATTATTATTTAGTAGGTAATGCAACTGCACCTGGTTGGGATAATTTAGCTACAGGTAACAATCCCGCTTTATTTAGAGACGAAACAGATAGTAATACTTTTTACTATACTGGTTATTTCTCAAAATCTTCTGCCGATGATGGTGAAGGAAGATTTAAAGTTATTGAAACGAAAGGAGAATGGACTAATCAATGGGGAACTACATACCCAGATAACGAAGACCCAATAGAAACTGAAGGAGATATTGCTGGTAACCCTGCAACACAAGAAGCCGATCCAGGAAGATTTGGTGTAAAATCTGATGGTTTTTATACTTTTAAAATAAACTTTGCTTCTAAAGAGTTTTCTATAGAATCTTTTAATGAAGCAGGAATTATAAGTCCTACATCATTAGAAATACAAGGATCTAGTATTGCCAACACAGCAATGACACCTCTTGCTTTTGATGGTCATATTTGGTTTGCTACTAAAATACATTTAACTCCTGGCGAAGTAGAATTTGTTACAGGTGCTAGTGCTAAATGGGGAAGCTCTACTTCTTTTTCTGGTGTAGCAACCGATGGTGGTGGTGCAATACCAGTAATTGTAGAAGATGATTATGATGTTTGGTTTAATGATTTAACTGGTCGTTATATCTTAATTCCTTTAAATTTATAA
- a CDS encoding SusE domain-containing protein: protein MKTYIKRLSYLFLSLTLFLGACETEESLTITSPDAVFELVTPGISTVFLNSELLDNPAFTITWIDEINPSATYTVEMDLESTFDAPIQLGTTDKKNFTITVAELNKALENTDVKSYTDTPIYVRLSTGSSMSNVILFQISKFAVKPPVITSPDNTFSQVLTDVNPDETALTITWDDPEIGETSSLAISYEIEMAEAGTSFAALANIGSSTSTTFEISYKDLNDLVIANGGVADVATNFDFRIKAIAKSASGDLERTSDAITIALTAFKAAIPDNLFMVGAHNEWNNADATQKLYTTGNGVFTKVQAFSAGDEFKLLPTSGAWDGDYGEDPNNVGKIVQEGEQNIKVTTTGTYLVMIDFNTLSFRLQNIDTMFMVGAHNGWNNADATQQFNTSGNGVFVKVQAFSANDEFKLLPTSGSWDGDWGENKTTAGTLELDEEQNIKVENAGTYMVTLDFNTLTFNLIEIPTNLYLVGSPNGWDNATAPAFTKVSEGLFELTQTLTSTDEFKFLPQQGAWDNDWGESKTYPGMIVREDENNVKSPGDGSYTITVDYNKGTVTVQ from the coding sequence ATGAAAACTTATATAAAAAGATTAAGCTACTTATTTTTATCACTAACACTTTTTTTAGGTGCTTGTGAGACAGAAGAGAGCTTAACAATAACAAGTCCAGATGCTGTTTTTGAGTTAGTAACACCAGGAATTAGTACCGTGTTTTTAAATTCAGAATTATTAGATAACCCTGCGTTTACAATTACTTGGATCGATGAAATTAATCCTTCTGCAACCTATACCGTAGAAATGGATTTAGAAAGTACTTTTGATGCTCCTATTCAATTAGGTACAACAGATAAAAAGAACTTTACCATAACCGTTGCTGAATTAAATAAAGCTTTAGAAAATACGGATGTAAAATCTTATACAGATACACCAATCTATGTAAGATTATCTACAGGTAGCTCAATGTCTAATGTAATTTTATTTCAAATTTCTAAATTTGCAGTGAAACCACCAGTAATTACGAGCCCAGATAATACTTTTTCTCAAGTATTAACAGATGTGAATCCTGATGAAACAGCCTTAACTATTACTTGGGACGATCCTGAAATTGGAGAAACAAGTAGTTTAGCTATTAGCTATGAAATAGAAATGGCAGAAGCAGGAACAAGTTTTGCTGCGCTTGCAAATATCGGTTCATCAACTTCTACAACATTCGAAATTTCTTATAAAGACTTAAATGATTTAGTAATTGCCAATGGAGGAGTTGCAGATGTTGCCACAAACTTCGATTTTAGAATTAAAGCAATTGCAAAATCGGCTTCAGGAGATTTAGAAAGAACTTCAGATGCTATAACCATTGCCTTAACTGCCTTTAAAGCGGCAATACCAGATAATTTATTTATGGTAGGTGCCCATAATGAATGGAACAATGCTGATGCCACACAAAAACTTTATACTACTGGAAATGGTGTATTTACTAAAGTACAAGCTTTTTCTGCAGGTGATGAGTTTAAATTATTACCAACTTCTGGCGCTTGGGATGGAGATTATGGTGAAGACCCAAATAATGTTGGTAAAATAGTGCAAGAAGGAGAACAAAACATAAAAGTTACAACAACAGGTACGTATTTGGTTATGATAGACTTTAATACACTTAGTTTTAGATTACAAAACATAGACACCATGTTTATGGTAGGTGCTCACAATGGTTGGAATAATGCCGATGCTACGCAACAATTTAACACCTCTGGAAATGGAGTTTTTGTAAAAGTTCAAGCTTTTTCTGCAAATGATGAATTTAAATTATTACCAACATCTGGCTCTTGGGACGGAGATTGGGGAGAAAATAAAACTACTGCCGGAACTTTAGAGTTAGATGAAGAACAAAACATTAAAGTAGAAAATGCAGGTACTTATATGGTTACCCTAGATTTTAATACTTTAACTTTTAATCTTATAGAAATCCCTACAAATCTTTATTTAGTAGGTTCTCCAAATGGATGGGACAATGCAACAGCTCCTGCTTTCACAAAAGTATCTGAAGGATTGTTTGAATTAACTCAAACTTTAACATCTACAGATGAATTTAAGTTCTTACCGCAACAAGGAGCTTGGGATAATGATTGGGGAGAAAGTAAAACATACCCTGGTATGATTGTTAGAGAAGATGAAAATAATGTAAAATCTCCTGGAGATGGTTCATATACAATTACAGTAGACTATAATAAAGGAACAGTAACTGTTCAATAA